A single region of the Malus sylvestris chromosome 8, drMalSylv7.2, whole genome shotgun sequence genome encodes:
- the LOC126631302 gene encoding secreted RxLR effector protein 161-like → MDPCNTVHNHIVPGFKMIKDEGIKVDSIMYKQIVGSLMYLTATRLDIRCIVSLISRYMEQPTKLHLKAAKKMLRYLKDTVNFGLFYKKGGNEELIRYTDGDYAGDQDDRKSTSGYVFMLSSGEVS, encoded by the coding sequence ATGGACCCGTGTAATACAGTTCATAATCATATTGTTCCTGGTTTCAAAATGATAAAAGATGAAGGCATAAAGGTTGATAGCATTATGTATAAACAAATTGTGGGAAGTCTCATGTACCTAACTGCCACACGACTTGATATAAGGTGTATTGTCAGTTTAATTAGCAGGTATATGGAACAACCTACCAAGCTGCATCTTAAAGCAGCGAAGAAAATGTTGAGGTACTTGAAGGACACAGTGAATTTTGGGTTGTTCTATAAGAAGGGAGGAAATGAAGAACTCATTAGGTACACAGACGGTGATTATGCTGGAGATCAGGATGATAGGAAGAGTACTTCAGGGTATGTTTTTATGTTGAGTTCAGGGGAAGTCTCATAG